GTGAACAGGCAGGTTGTTCAGAGACTTTCCGGCGGTGCAATCATGGCTTTGGCCTGACTGCGGCAGGCGTTGATGGCTGCTTCAAGCTGGCGCGTGGTGTGTGGTGAACGGGCGGCATCACGGCTGTCGACTTCGATTGGATCGCCCCAGCAGATCAGGACCCGGGCAAAGGGCAGCGGCAGGGCGGCCAGGTCCCAGGAGCGGTGCAGGGGGATATGGCTGCTGCAGGCCATGGCGCAGGGAAAGATCGGCAGGCCGGTCAGGCGCGCCAGCTCGAGGATGCCGGGCTTGGCCCGGTACACGGGACCCTTGGGGCCGTCTACCGTGATCACCGGACAATAGCCGGCGCGGGCCAGCCGGACCAGGCCACGCAGCGCGCCAGCTCC
This DNA window, taken from Pseudomonadota bacterium, encodes the following:
- a CDS encoding lysophospholipid acyltransferase family protein; its protein translation is MFRRHIMPRLVYWFYRLWSWSWRLRRHEPQAFSQRLAAGEPFLIAMWHGDELGLFAFCRFYPVATMTSYSKDGELLDYVLRRLGFATTRGSSSRGGAGALRGLVRLARAGYCPVITVDGPKGPVYRAKPGILELARLTGLPIFPCAMACSSHIPLHRSWDLAALPLPFARVLICWGDPIEVDSRDAARSPHTTRQLEAAINACRSQAKAMIAPPESL